One Heyndrickxia oleronia genomic window, AAGAAGCGCAATTTTGTCCTCGAGGATTAATTATGTCTACCCATTGTGTTGATAATGTACCATTCCGATTTTATAAAGAAAATATTATGACTACTGATGCTGAAAAATCGTTCCATGATATTCGCTTAAATCGAGAGGAAGATATTTACATCCAGTTAAATTTCAAATCAGCTAATCTTTCTTATCAGTATGCCGCTGTGCTTGAAGAGAATCCTTTTATGCCAAATTTATTACGCATAAATGATGAAGATCGTATTGTTGCTGAAAAATTTTTACAGGAAAGTATACTAGGCTTTCAACGGGAAAAATTATTAAAGGAAATTGATGAAGCTCTTGATAACCTTGACTTAGATTCATTTAACAAATTAACAGAGCAGCTTAAACAATTAAATGTCGACTAGTTTCTCCTCTTGCTCCTGCAAGAGGCTTTTTCTTGAAAGATAAATGATTGTTTAGAGAACAGGATTTCATTTATAATATTAAGTGCTAACGTTTGCAGATGCACTTTTCTTATTAAATTTAGACAATAGCTATTAGAAAAGATGTACTTTATTTTGCATGTTCTGTAAAAGGTTTTGTAATAATATATTTTAGGAGTGTTTATATGAAGTGGAATGGAAATGATATAGAAACCTATTTAAAGGAGAAGCAGTTTATTGATACTGCAGTCGTCCCCTTATTGCCAATTGCAATTGGGTCAGAAATGAAACAAGCAGCTTCACAAGGTGAATTCATTGAGCTTTTATCCTTACATTTAGAAAGGCAATTTAAAGGAAGATTGCTTCTGTTTCCAGCTTTTACGTATTTAAATACATTGGAAGATCATCAAAAAATGGACATGCTTCAAAATTGGGAGGTGAAATTGAAAGAAAGTGGTTTTTCCCATATCTTTTATTTAACTTCCGATATCTCATGGAGGGAGCAAGATAAAACGGAGGGAAAATTGATCTGGATACCGTCTGTCCCTCTTGAACATATGGAAGAACAATATAAACATTCCATTTTAGAGGATCAAGTAAAACAATTAATTAATATTATTGTTCAACAATGGCAAACTATAAAATAATTCGGATATTCGTCACATTGTTGACATGTTTTTAAAGTTGTGACATATTGACCTAGTTGAAAGATTGATATATCATGGTTATGTCCTAGTTTGTATTTGTGCGTATTTTATTAATGTCCATTGGACTTACCTTACTGTTAGAGGGGGGAAAAGGATGAGCAAGAATCCTGTAACAAGACGTCAATTCCTTAGCTACACACTTACAGGTGTAGGAGGGTTTATGGCAGCTGGAATTTTAATGCCAATGGTTCGTTTTGCAGTAGACCCAGTTCTACAGCATAGAGGTGCTGGTGAGTTTCACGCTACACCAAAAAAAGTAGCTGAACTGACAAATGAACCACAACGTGTCGTGTTTAAATACGAACAAGTGGATGCATGGTATAAGTCAGATGTGGAACAAACAGCATGGGTTTATAAAGATGATAAGGGCGAAATCATCGCATTATCACCTATTTGTAAGCATTTAGGCTGTAACGTAACATGGGGCGAAAACAAACAACATCCACATCAATTCTATTGTCCTTGTCATGGTGGACGCTATGAGCTAAATGGCAAAAACGTCCCTGGTACACCACCGTCTGCACCATTGGATGCGTATCCAACAAAAGTTAAAGATGGTTACTTGTACTTAGGAAAACCGAAAGAAAATCCATTTGTAAAGTAAAGGAGGCGTAATCATTGCTTAATAAAATCTATGATTGGGTAGATGAGCGCTTAGATATTACGCCTTTATGGCGAGATATCGCTGATCATGAAGTACCAGAACATGTAAACCCGGCGCATCATTTTTCAGCGTTTGTTTACTGCTTTGGTGGATTAACCTTCTTCATTACGGTAATCCAAATTTTATCTGGTATGTTTTTAACAATGTATTATGTACCGGATATTAAGAACGCTTGGGAGTCTGTTTACTATCTTCAAAATGAAGTAGCATTCGGTCAAATTGTTCGTGGTATGCACCATTGGGGAGCAAGTTTAGTTATTGTTATGATTTTCTTACATACACTTCGTGTTTTCTTCCAAGGCGCGTACAAAAAACCTCGTGAGTTAAACTGGATTGTTGGGGTACTTATTTTATTTGTTATGCTTGGTTTAGGATTAACTGGTTACCTATTACCTTGGGATATGAAAGCGTTATTTGCGACAAAAGTTACATTGCAAATTGCTGATTCAGTACCATTAATAGGGCCATATGCGAAAGAACTACTTTCAGGACATCCGGATATTGTTGGTGCACAAACATTGACACGTTTCTTTGCGATTCACGTGTTCTTCTTGCCAGCAGTATTATTAGGATTAATGGCTGCCCATTTCCTAATGATCCGTAAACAAGGTATTTCTGGACCATTGTAAAATTAATTTCGCTATAATAATTGATTTAAGAAATTTTTGACTCTTTATAAGAAGGAGGGGGACATAATGCATCGTGGAAAAGGGATGAAATTTGTAGGGGATTCACGTGTTCTTGACCCTTCGGTTCGTAAAAAAATGGGCCCTAAGGACTATTCGGAATATCCAGGGAAAACAGAAGCCTTTTGGCCAAACTTCCTATTAAAGGAATGGATGGTCGGTGCCGTATTCTTAGTTGGATTTTTATGCCTAACTGCTGCACATCCAGCACCATTAGAGCGTATTGCTGACCCAGCTGATGCAGGTTATATTCCAATGCCTGACTGGTATTTCTTATTCCTTTATCAAATGTTGAAATATTCCTATGCGTCAGGTCCATATAATATCATTGGACTAATTATTCCTGGTATTGCATTTGTAGGATTACTTTTAGCTCCATTTATTGATCGTGGACCACATAGACGTCCATTGAAACGTCCGTTAGCAACTGGATTTATGCTATTATCCATTGCAGCAGTCTTCTATTTAACTTGGGAAGCTGCGGCTCACCATGATTGGGAAAAAGCGGCTGAGCAAGGGAAAATTGTCGCGAAAGCAGATATTGATAAATCTTCAGAAGGCTACCAAATTATTTCTAAACAATCATGTATTACATGTCATGGAGAAAACCTTGTTGGTAGCCCTGCAGCTCCATCATTAATTGGTACTGGTTTAAGTGCTGATGAAGTTGCAAAAATTGCTAAAGAAGGTAAAGGCAATATGCCAGCTAATCAATTTAAAGGTTCTGACGATGAATTGAAAAAGCTATCTGAATTTATTTCAGGGTTAAAAGCTGAATAATAGAAAGAGATAAAGCTGGCGTTTTTGCCAGCTTTTCTTTCTATTTCAAGTCATTTGGGGAGTGAGAGGAAAGGCGGTACGTAATGAAGTTATTATATCCAATATTAGCGAATCGGTATATTTTGTGGGTGTTATTAATCGTAAATTTATTAGGGACAATTTATGGATATATATGGTATAAACCTCAATTTGATGTCACACCGACAATATTCCTTCCTTTTGTACCTGATAGCCCTACAGCTAGTTTGTTTTTCACTCTTGTATTATTTGCGTTTTTATTGAAAAAAAATTGGCCGATCATTGAAGCTTTAGCAATCGTTACTTTATTTAAATATGGGGTTTGGGCCGTAGTCATGAACATTTTAACTTTAATTGTGACTGGCGAATTGCCATGGCAAGGGTATATGCTAATTATGTCACATGGAGCTATGGCAATAGAAGGGATATTATATTCTCCTTTTTATCGAATAAAGCTTAAACATATTATAATAGTAGCTATCTGGACTTTACATAATGATGTAATTGACTACGTATTTATGCAATATCCGAAATACGGTGCGTTGGCAATCTATGTTCGGGAAATTGGATATTTTACGTTCTGGTTAAGCATATTATCGTTAGCAATCGGCTATTATTTCTCCGTTCGGAAAAATAGTCTTAAATTAACGATCTATTAATTAGTCCTATTTAAAATCAGGTCTATTCTTGTCCATCTTCTCATACACTTTATTAGTAGTTTGAGGAGGGACAAGGATGAAAAAAATATTAATCCTTCTATTTTCGCTCGTTTTTTTTACTTCAACTCATGTTCATGCAACGGTAACTTCACCATTAGATAGGTTAGATAAAATTGCTGATGAAGCTTTACAAATGACAAAGATTGGCCGGTTTGAAGCGGCTAAAAAATTTCTTGAACAATTTCAAGACCAATTTATTGAAGAGACATCCTACGGCTCGATATTAACAATGGATGAATTAAAAATAGTCATGATGTCATATAATGATGCTATTCGTGCAATAAATAAAGTAAGTTCAGAATCTAGAGAAAAAATTGATAAAGTAACTACGTTCCGATTAGTGATTGATGCAATTAATTCTCACTATCAACCAATGTGGACAGAGTTACAGGAGCCAATTATGGGGGCATTTTCTCAAATCAAGGAAGCGGCTAAAGAGAAGGACCGAATGGCATATGAAGCAGCACTTACTATGTTTTTAGAAAAATATTCATTAATTCAACCAAGTTTAAAAGTGGATTTGTCTTTAGAAAAATTAGAAAAGTTAGATTCTGATATTTCCTTCATTGATAAGTTTAGAAATCGAATTATTGAAGATGACACACAGTTAGTACAATTAGATATTATAGAGTCGGATTTACAACATATTTTCGATAAATTATCTGAGGATGAAACAGATCCTTCATTATGGTGGGTGATTATTACAACAGGTAGTATTATTGTTATGACATTATCGTATGTTGGCTGGAGAAAATACAGAGGAGAAAAACATACGAAGCAAAAAGAGCATTATGATTGACCATTTCACCTGAATTGAATAAAATAATAGTAATATCATCGAGATATGGAGGAAACCAATGCAGTTTATTATTTACTATATTATTATTGCTCTTATTCCGATTTGGGCGCAGGTTAAAGTACAAAGAACTTTTAAGAAATATGCGGAAGTTCCAAATACTACTGGTATGAATGGAGCAGAAGTAGCTAGAAGAATTTTAGACGAAAATGGTTTATACAATGTAAAAGTGGTTGAACATAGTGGCTTTTTGAGTGATCATTATAATCCGATGACGAAAACGGTAAATTTATCTTCTTCAAACTATCATGGCAATTCTGTTGCTGGAGCGGCTGTTGCAGCCCATGAAGTTGGTCATGCTATTCAAGATAAAGAGAGCTATGGTCCATTAAGATTTCGCCACTCCCTTGTCCCTGTAGCAAATATTAGTTCAAATGCTTCTTGGATTTTCATTATTATTGGATTACTCGCTAGTCAAACTTTTCTTCTAATTGGGATTGTTTTAATGGCTTTAGGGGTTTTATTTCAATTAGTCACACTCCCTGTAGAATTTAACGCCTCGTCAAGAGCAATGGATCAAGTTGTCTCATTAGGCATAATTAATAATCAGGAAGAGCATGATGCAAGAAAGGTGCTTAATGCTGCTGCATTAACATATGTAGCTGCTGCAGCTGTTGCAGTTCTTGAACTGTTAAGGTTGATCTTAATTTTTACAAATAGAAGTGATGATTAAGAAAAGGAAGGCATGATAACATGCCTTCCTTTTTATACTTTGTGGAAATGTATTTATACTTCAATGGGTTTCTTATTTTCGTCTAGAGTAAACCCTTCTCCTAATACATCATGAACAATTGTAACGGAAACGAATGCATGTGGATCTACGGCATTTATCAATCCTTTTAAACGGACGACTTCATTTTTACCTACGACACAATAAAGTACATCTTTTTCTTCCTTTGTGTAGGAACCTCGCCCTTGTAGAACTGTTACTCCTCTTTCCATATCATTCATAATTAAATTAGCAATTTCATCATGCTTTGGTGAAATAATTAATGCTCCTCTTGCGGTATAAGCACCTTCCTGCATAAAGTCGATTACTCTTGCACCAACAAATACAGCGACTAGTGTATACATGGCTTCACGATAATTTAAATAGGTCAATAGGGAAAGAGTGATGACACATGCATCAAATATGAACATCGTTCTACCCATGGCTAATCCTTTATATTTAAATATTAATCGTGCAATAATATCAACGCCACCTGTTGTACCACCATTACGGAAAATAATCCCTAAGCCAATACCAATAAATACTCCAGCAAATAAAGCGGCAAGAAACATATCATGCTCAAGTGGAATATTTAAATGTTTTCTTTGGAAGATCCATAGAAATATGGATGTTGCAATTGTTCCAATCACCGTATAAATAAATTCTCTTTTCCCAAGTAATTTCCAACCGATAATAAATACCGGGATGTTTAACACTAAGTTTGAATAGGAAGGATCTATGTTAAAAAGGGCATATAATAGCAGGTTAATACCGGTAAATCCACCTTCAGCAAGGTTATTTTGCATATTAAAGTGATAGATACCAAATGAAAAAATAGCAGAGCCTAATAGAATAAATAAAATATTTTTTATTTTTAAACCACGAAGCATGTTGTTTCCTCCTGTCCTTTTGAGTATAGATTGTCCAAGTTATTCAAGAAAAAGTTAATAAAATCAAAATTAGCACAACGTTCTCATTATATAAAACGGATTTACAACTGGCAATGCTTGGTTCTAGAATAAATTAAAACATTTGTAAAAATTTTTTGTTTTAGCTAACATGAAGAGAGAAATAAGTGAGGTGTAATTGATATTGGAAGAAAAAACAATAAAACAAATGCAGCAAGAAGTTGATGATTATATAGGACAATTCAAGGAAGGTTATTTTAGCCCATTAGCGATGGTTGCCCGCTTAACTGAGGAACTCGGTGAATTAGCAAGGGAAGTTAATCATTATTATGGAGAGAAACCTAAGAAGAATACAGAAAAGGAAAAAACGGTGGAAGAAGAGTTAGGAGATTTACAGTTTGTTCTTATCTGTTTAGCTAATTCATTAAATATAAATTTACAAGAAGCTCATGAAAGAGTGATGTACAAATTTAATACACGTGATAAAGATAGATGGACGAAAAAAGAAAAGGAGTAAATATTATGGATAAAGTGAGAGTAATTATTGCAGGGCCTCGTGGAAGAATGGGAAAAGAAGCAGTCAAGCTGGTTTTTCACGAAGAAAAATTTGAGCTTGTGAGTGTTTTAGATCATAAGCATGATCAGAAAATGTTGCATGAGATAGATGATTTCCAATTATACGAAAATATCCCTGTATATTCAAATGTAGAAGAATGTCTTCAGAAATCAAATGCAGATGTATTTGTGGACTTAACTACACCTGAAGTTGGTTATTTACATACAAAAACTGCCCTACAGTATGGAATTCGACCTGTTGTAGGAACAACAGGTTTTACCCAAGAACAACTAATAGAATTGAAACAATTAGCAGAAGAAAAAAATATTGGTTGTATCATTGCACCTAATTTTGCTATAGGTGCGGTGTTAATGATGAAGTTCTCCCAATTAGCTGCAAAATATTTTAAAGATGTAGAAATAATTGAAATGCATCATGATCAGAAACTTGATGCACCCTCTGGAACAGCTGTAAAAACAGCGGAGATGATTTCTTTATCAAGGGAGAAAAAGCAACAGGGACATCCAAATGAATCAGAAAGTATAACTGGTGCTAGAGGAGCCAACTTTGATGGAATGCATATACATAGTGTCCGTTTACCAGGATTAATCGCACATCAGCAAGTGTTATTTGGTGCAGATGGACAATCCTTAACAATTCGACATGATTCGTATAATCGTTCTTCCTTTATGTCAGGGGTCAAATTATCCATTGAAACAGTATTGGCAATCAATACATTAGTCTACGGATTGGAAAATATTATTGATTAAGGGGCATAGGATATGGAGATTGCATTAATTGCACATGATAAAAAGAAAGATGATATGATTCGGTTTGTGACAGCATACCAAGATATTTTTGCACAGCACCGATTATATGCAACAGGTACGACTGGGAAAAGGATAAACGAAGAGACAAACCTACCAGTGATCCGTTTCCAATCAGGGCCATATGGTGGTGATCAAGAAATAGGAGCATTAATCGCCAATAATAAACTGGATATGGTTATTTTCTTTAGGGATCCATTAACAGCTCAGCCACATGAACCAGATGTGACTGCATTAATTCGTTTATGTGATGTATATTCCGTTCCCCTTGCAACGAATATGGGTACTGCTGAAGTTCTTGTTCGTGGGCTAGAAAAAGGCGATTTACAATGGCGAAGTATTATTAGAGGTGAAACAAGGCATGAATAAGAAAATAGATATATTAGCATTTGGGGCACACGCAGATGATGTAGAGATTGGAATGGCCGCGTCGATTGCAAAATGGACGAGGGAAGGAAAAAAAGTCGTCATCTGTGATTTAACAGAAGCAGAATTGTCTTCAAATGGAACAGTTGAAAATCGAAAGATTGAGGCGGCAAAGGCTGCCTCAATTTTAGGTGTTGAGGAACGGATTTCATTAAAAATTCCTGATCGTGGAATTTATCTTACCACTGAACATATACGCATGGTTGTAGAAGTCATCCGTACATATAAACCTACAGTGGTTTTTGCGCCATTTTTAGAGGACAGACATCCTGACCATGGTAATTGTGCAAAATTAGTAGAAGAGGCAATATTTTCTGCGGGGATTAGAAAATTTGAAACGAGTTTAAATTTGCCTCCACATAAACCAAAAAGTTTATATCATTATATGATAAATGGTTTTCATCATCCTGATTTTGTCATTGATGTAACCAACTATATGGATAAAAAAGTAGAAAGCTTAGAAGCATACCAGAGCCAGTTTGTGATAAATAGTACAGGTGTAAGGACACCGCTAACAGATGGTTATATTGAAACTGTACAAGCGAGAGAGAGAATGTTCGGAAAAGAAGTTGGAGTAAAATTTGCCGAGGGCTTTAAAACGAAAAAGCCGC contains:
- a CDS encoding menaquinol-cytochrome c reductase cytochrome b/c subunit translates to MHRGKGMKFVGDSRVLDPSVRKKMGPKDYSEYPGKTEAFWPNFLLKEWMVGAVFLVGFLCLTAAHPAPLERIADPADAGYIPMPDWYFLFLYQMLKYSYASGPYNIIGLIIPGIAFVGLLLAPFIDRGPHRRPLKRPLATGFMLLSIAAVFYLTWEAAAHHDWEKAAEQGKIVAKADIDKSSEGYQIISKQSCITCHGENLVGSPAAPSLIGTGLSADEVAKIAKEGKGNMPANQFKGSDDELKKLSEFISGLKAE
- the qcrB gene encoding menaquinol-cytochrome c reductase cytochrome b subunit, with translation MLNKIYDWVDERLDITPLWRDIADHEVPEHVNPAHHFSAFVYCFGGLTFFITVIQILSGMFLTMYYVPDIKNAWESVYYLQNEVAFGQIVRGMHHWGASLVIVMIFLHTLRVFFQGAYKKPRELNWIVGVLILFVMLGLGLTGYLLPWDMKALFATKVTLQIADSVPLIGPYAKELLSGHPDIVGAQTLTRFFAIHVFFLPAVLLGLMAAHFLMIRKQGISGPL
- the dapB gene encoding 4-hydroxy-tetrahydrodipicolinate reductase translates to MDKVRVIIAGPRGRMGKEAVKLVFHEEKFELVSVLDHKHDQKMLHEIDDFQLYENIPVYSNVEECLQKSNADVFVDLTTPEVGYLHTKTALQYGIRPVVGTTGFTQEQLIELKQLAEEKNIGCIIAPNFAIGAVLMMKFSQLAAKYFKDVEIIEMHHDQKLDAPSGTAVKTAEMISLSREKKQQGHPNESESITGARGANFDGMHIHSVRLPGLIAHQQVLFGADGQSLTIRHDSYNRSSFMSGVKLSIETVLAINTLVYGLENIID
- a CDS encoding YpiF family protein, with the protein product MKWNGNDIETYLKEKQFIDTAVVPLLPIAIGSEMKQAASQGEFIELLSLHLERQFKGRLLLFPAFTYLNTLEDHQKMDMLQNWEVKLKESGFSHIFYLTSDISWREQDKTEGKLIWIPSVPLEHMEEQYKHSILEDQVKQLINIIVQQWQTIK
- the bshB1 gene encoding bacillithiol biosynthesis deacetylase BshB1, which translates into the protein MNKKIDILAFGAHADDVEIGMAASIAKWTREGKKVVICDLTEAELSSNGTVENRKIEAAKAASILGVEERISLKIPDRGIYLTTEHIRMVVEVIRTYKPTVVFAPFLEDRHPDHGNCAKLVEEAIFSAGIRKFETSLNLPPHKPKSLYHYMINGFHHPDFVIDVTNYMDKKVESLEAYQSQFVINSTGVRTPLTDGYIETVQARERMFGKEVGVKFAEGFKTKKPLILNMDVIGE
- the ypjB gene encoding sporulation protein YpjB; the protein is MKKILILLFSLVFFTSTHVHATVTSPLDRLDKIADEALQMTKIGRFEAAKKFLEQFQDQFIEETSYGSILTMDELKIVMMSYNDAIRAINKVSSESREKIDKVTTFRLVIDAINSHYQPMWTELQEPIMGAFSQIKEAAKEKDRMAYEAALTMFLEKYSLIQPSLKVDLSLEKLEKLDSDISFIDKFRNRIIEDDTQLVQLDIIESDLQHIFDKLSEDETDPSLWWVIITTGSIIVMTLSYVGWRKYRGEKHTKQKEHYD
- the mgsA gene encoding methylglyoxal synthase, whose translation is MEIALIAHDKKKDDMIRFVTAYQDIFAQHRLYATGTTGKRINEETNLPVIRFQSGPYGGDQEIGALIANNKLDMVIFFRDPLTAQPHEPDVTALIRLCDVYSVPLATNMGTAEVLVRGLEKGDLQWRSIIRGETRHE
- a CDS encoding nucleotide pyrophosphohydrolase, with the protein product MEEKTIKQMQQEVDDYIGQFKEGYFSPLAMVARLTEELGELAREVNHYYGEKPKKNTEKEKTVEEELGDLQFVLICLANSLNINLQEAHERVMYKFNTRDKDRWTKKEKE
- a CDS encoding ubiquinol-cytochrome c reductase iron-sulfur subunit, with the protein product MSKNPVTRRQFLSYTLTGVGGFMAAGILMPMVRFAVDPVLQHRGAGEFHATPKKVAELTNEPQRVVFKYEQVDAWYKSDVEQTAWVYKDDKGEIIALSPICKHLGCNVTWGENKQHPHQFYCPCHGGRYELNGKNVPGTPPSAPLDAYPTKVKDGYLYLGKPKENPFVK
- a CDS encoding DUF1405 domain-containing protein, coding for MKLLYPILANRYILWVLLIVNLLGTIYGYIWYKPQFDVTPTIFLPFVPDSPTASLFFTLVLFAFLLKKNWPIIEALAIVTLFKYGVWAVVMNILTLIVTGELPWQGYMLIMSHGAMAIEGILYSPFYRIKLKHIIIVAIWTLHNDVIDYVFMQYPKYGALAIYVREIGYFTFWLSILSLAIGYYFSVRKNSLKLTIY
- a CDS encoding zinc metallopeptidase, with the translated sequence MQFIIYYIIIALIPIWAQVKVQRTFKKYAEVPNTTGMNGAEVARRILDENGLYNVKVVEHSGFLSDHYNPMTKTVNLSSSNYHGNSVAGAAVAAHEVGHAIQDKESYGPLRFRHSLVPVANISSNASWIFIIIGLLASQTFLLIGIVLMALGVLFQLVTLPVEFNASSRAMDQVVSLGIINNQEEHDARKVLNAAALTYVAAAAVAVLELLRLILIFTNRSDD
- a CDS encoding ReoY family proteolytic degradation factor, translating into MAATPVSVNEKKDFIRWFLNHYQLKRRESVWILNYLMSHDQLMEKVHFVEEAQFCPRGLIMSTHCVDNVPFRFYKENIMTTDAEKSFHDIRLNREEDIYIQLNFKSANLSYQYAAVLEENPFMPNLLRINDEDRIVAEKFLQESILGFQREKLLKEIDEALDNLDLDSFNKLTEQLKQLNVD
- a CDS encoding YitT family protein, giving the protein MLRGLKIKNILFILLGSAIFSFGIYHFNMQNNLAEGGFTGINLLLYALFNIDPSYSNLVLNIPVFIIGWKLLGKREFIYTVIGTIATSIFLWIFQRKHLNIPLEHDMFLAALFAGVFIGIGLGIIFRNGGTTGGVDIIARLIFKYKGLAMGRTMFIFDACVITLSLLTYLNYREAMYTLVAVFVGARVIDFMQEGAYTARGALIISPKHDEIANLIMNDMERGVTVLQGRGSYTKEEKDVLYCVVGKNEVVRLKGLINAVDPHAFVSVTIVHDVLGEGFTLDENKKPIEV